The Micromonospora siamensis genome contains the following window.
GCGGATCGACACCTGCTTCGCCAGCGCCTCCTTGGCGATCGACGCCGCCTCGTCGTACCCGAGGTGGCGGTTGAGCGGGGTGACGATGGACGGTGAGCCCTCCGCGTACGCCAGGCAGACCTCGGCGTCCGCGACCAGGCCGACCACCAGACGGTCCGCGAAGAGCCGGCTCGACGCGGCCAGCAGCTTGATCGACTCCAGCAGGTTGCGGCCCATCACCGGCAGCATGACGTTCAGCTCGAAGTCGCCCTGGGTGCCGGCGAAGGCGACCGCCGCGTCGTTGCCGATCACCTGGGCGCAGACCTGCCGCATCGCCTCGGCGACCACCGGGTTCACCTTGCCCGGCATGATCGACGAGCCGGGCTGGAGGTCGGGGATGCGCAACTCCCGCAGGCCGGCGCGGGGGCCGGAGCCCATCCAGCGGATGTCGTTGGCCATCTTGTAGAGCCCCACCGCGATGGTGCGCAGCTGACCCGACGTCTCCACCAGCGCGTCCCGGGCGCCCTGCGCCTCGAAGTGGTTGCGGGCCTCGGTCAGCGGCAGCCCGGTGGACTCCCGCAGCCGCTCGACCACCTTCCCGGCGAAGCCGAGCGGGGTGTTGATGCCGGTGCCCACGGCGGTGCCGCCCAGCGGCAGCTCGGCCAGCCGGGGCAGCGCCGACTCCACCCGCTCGACCCCGTAGCGGACCTGGGCGGCGTACCCGCCGAACTCCTGGCCCAGGGTGACCGGGGTGGCGTCCATCAGGTGGGTACGCCCCGCCTTCACCACCGTCTCGAACTCGGCGGCCTTCTCCTCCAGCGCGCCCGCCAGGTGCGCAAGCGACGGGATCAGGTCCTCCACCACGAACTGGGTGGCGGCCAGGTGGATCGAGGACGGGAAGACGTCGTTGCTGGACTGCGAGGCGTTGACGTCGTCGTTCGGGTGCACGTCGCGGCCCAGCTCCCGGCCGGCCAGGGTGGCGATCACCTCGTTGGTGTTCATGTTGGACGAGGTGCCCGAGCCGGTCTGGAACACGTCGATCGGGAACTGGTCGTCGTACCCGCCGTCGGCCACGTGCGCGGCGGCGGTGGCGATCGCGGCGGCCACGTCCGCGCCGATCACTCCCAGCTCGCCGTTGACCTGCGCCGCCGCCCCCTTGATCTGGGCCAGCGCCTTGATCTGGGCCGGTTCGATGCCCCGCCCGGAGATCGGGAAGTTCTGCACCGCGCGCTGCGTCTGGGCCCGCCACAGCGCCTCGGCGGGCACCTCCACCTCGCCCATCGAGTCGCGTTCGATCCGGTAACCGGTCGCCTCTGGAGTCGTCACGCGTACCATCCTGCCGCGCCTCCGGCCGGCCCGCAGATGATCGCTCAGTCCACCTCGGCCAGCAGCCGTTCCACCTCGTGCCCGTCCGGGGACTCGACCTGACGGAACAGCGTCAGCGCCCGCTTCCAGTGCGAGCGGGCCGCCGCGGGGTCGGTCGGCAGCAGGCAGCGGGCGATGCCGTCCAGGGCCCGGGCCTGCTCGTACCGGGCGCCCAGCCGGGTGGCGTCGGCGAGCACCCGG
Protein-coding sequences here:
- a CDS encoding class II fumarate hydratase, with product MVRVTTPEATGYRIERDSMGEVEVPAEALWRAQTQRAVQNFPISGRGIEPAQIKALAQIKGAAAQVNGELGVIGADVAAAIATAAAHVADGGYDDQFPIDVFQTGSGTSSNMNTNEVIATLAGRELGRDVHPNDDVNASQSSNDVFPSSIHLAATQFVVEDLIPSLAHLAGALEEKAAEFETVVKAGRTHLMDATPVTLGQEFGGYAAQVRYGVERVESALPRLAELPLGGTAVGTGINTPLGFAGKVVERLRESTGLPLTEARNHFEAQGARDALVETSGQLRTIAVGLYKMANDIRWMGSGPRAGLRELRIPDLQPGSSIMPGKVNPVVAEAMRQVCAQVIGNDAAVAFAGTQGDFELNVMLPVMGRNLLESIKLLAASSRLFADRLVVGLVADAEVCLAYAEGSPSIVTPLNRHLGYDEAASIAKEALAKQVSIREVVISRGHVDSGKLTETQLDEALDLLRMTHP